Proteins from a genomic interval of Marinitoga sp. 1197:
- a CDS encoding alpha-amylase family glycosyl hydrolase, with protein sequence MLKHIEKLWYDVYPKSTENKLKELIEYLKSEKQLFSEKELDSEWYKKAVIYSLYVDLYAGDFKGLTDKIDYLSDLGINTIWLLPVLDSPLMDQGFDIKDYYKIRKDLGSNEDFKLFLDKAHEKEIRVIFDIAINHTSNEHPWFKSSRSSKNSPYRDYYIWNENTDKYKEARLLFKGMVNSNWEYNEETKDYYFHRFYPFQPDLNYKNPQVLIEMIKILVFWKKMGIDGFRMDAAPFLWKEEGSNCENLPQTHTILKIFRNSLDYLEKGTILVAEANLKPRDVVKYFGNGDECHAGYHFPLMPKIFLTLAEKNYMHVFEALKVENTPNIPESCRWFTFLRCHDELTLEFVTKEEREKMNKYYLKNRLWIFREGEGISGRLYELLDRDIRKVLLSFSILFTTEGSPIIYYGDEIALENDHDFYNKMVEKTGFKDSRFLNRGPINWDEIEKKLKNKSSKEYIVFNTVKNMLKIRKENIEFFEQKGEVVPVKDRNIFVVKKRLKNRMLLAFHNLSEENKSIELKNEGFELFSKEKILKIKLKPYEYSWIIFKD encoded by the coding sequence GATTTATATGCAGGAGATTTCAAAGGATTAACTGATAAAATCGATTATTTGTCAGATTTAGGGATAAACACAATCTGGTTATTACCAGTTTTGGATTCACCTCTAATGGATCAAGGATTTGACATCAAAGATTACTATAAAATAAGAAAAGATCTTGGAAGCAATGAAGATTTCAAATTATTTCTTGATAAAGCCCATGAAAAAGAAATAAGGGTAATATTTGATATAGCTATTAATCACACATCAAATGAACATCCGTGGTTTAAATCATCTAGGAGTTCAAAAAATTCTCCATATAGAGATTATTATATCTGGAATGAAAATACTGATAAATATAAAGAAGCAAGATTATTATTTAAGGGAATGGTTAATAGCAATTGGGAATATAATGAAGAAACAAAAGATTATTATTTTCATAGATTTTATCCTTTTCAACCAGATTTAAACTATAAAAATCCACAAGTACTAATTGAAATGATAAAAATATTAGTATTCTGGAAAAAAATGGGAATAGATGGTTTTAGAATGGATGCAGCCCCATTTTTATGGAAAGAAGAAGGATCAAATTGTGAAAATTTACCTCAAACACATACAATATTAAAAATTTTTAGAAATTCATTAGATTATTTAGAAAAAGGTACAATATTAGTTGCAGAAGCTAATTTGAAACCAAGGGATGTAGTAAAATATTTTGGTAATGGGGATGAATGTCATGCGGGATATCATTTTCCATTAATGCCAAAGATTTTTCTTACATTAGCTGAAAAAAATTATATGCATGTTTTTGAAGCTTTAAAGGTAGAAAACACGCCAAATATTCCTGAAAGTTGCAGATGGTTTACGTTCTTAAGGTGTCACGATGAGTTAACTCTTGAATTTGTAACAAAAGAAGAAAGAGAAAAGATGAATAAATATTATTTAAAAAATAGACTCTGGATATTTAGAGAGGGTGAAGGAATTTCAGGAAGATTATATGAATTGTTAGATAGAGACATAAGAAAAGTATTATTATCATTTTCGATATTGTTTACAACAGAGGGTTCTCCTATTATTTATTATGGAGATGAGATAGCTTTAGAAAATGACCATGATTTTTACAATAAAATGGTTGAAAAAACAGGTTTTAAAGACTCAAGATTTTTAAATAGAGGTCCTATTAATTGGGATGAAATTGAAAAAAAATTAAAAAACAAAAGTTCAAAAGAATATATAGTATTTAATACAGTAAAGAATATGTTGAAAATTAGGAAAGAAAACATAGAGTTTTTTGAACAAAAAGGTGAAGTTGTGCCTGTAAAAGATAGAAATATTTTTGTAGTAAAAAAGAGATTAAAAAATAGAATGTTGTTGGCCTTTCATAATTTATCTGAGGAAAATAAGAGTATTGAATTGAAAAATGAAGGTTTTGAATTATTTAGTAAAGAAAAAATCTTAAAAATCAAATTGAAACCTTATGAATATTCATGGATAATTTTTAAAGACTAA